The Anastrepha ludens isolate Willacy chromosome X, idAnaLude1.1, whole genome shotgun sequence genome includes a window with the following:
- the LOC128870267 gene encoding uncharacterized protein LOC128870267, protein MKGHDSTPENIPLEEVIQMGVESEDERVISEAPSPLRTPLTENFTLRSGNSHISDRRTPRASLKRKRMEEDGNARKKFLEIAEKQADALKMLAQSSVETVEVAKQQADALKPKAALQVPRRIKCWRRQ, encoded by the exons ATGAAGGGCCACGATTCAACCCCTGAAAATATTCCACTGGAGGAG GTAATCCAAATGGGTGTCGAATCGGAAGATGAAAGGGTGATTTCGGAAGCCCCGTCGCCTTTACGGACGCCACTTACAGAAAATTTCACGCTGAGGTCTGGTAATTCGCACATCTCAGACAGGAGAACACCACGGGCGAGCTTGAAAAGAAAGCGCATGGAAGAAGACGGTAATGCTcggaagaaatttttggaaatagcaGAAAAACAGGCAGATGCACTAAAG atgCTAGCCCAGTCGAGTGTAGAAACCGTAGAAGTCGCGAAACAACAAGCAGATGctttaaaa CCGAAAGCAGCTCTGCAAGTGCCCAGGCGAATAAAATGCTGGCGGAGGCAATAG
- the LOC128870268 gene encoding uncharacterized protein LOC128870268 → MANPEGQSPGFDLVEAVRGCRVIKCDDQYSLHFLTKAIGEIQNSWDGLRLKLIPASEIPRRPRARIWIPNMEFEANQLIPYLQAHNRAVPMADWPIIKAEAPQKHSVSFLLQITEESLEPLQKVENKLRFGIRKAQLKIFRSANPEEEQDEVDGISELLTGMQLNNAEPAEANQ, encoded by the coding sequence ATGGCGAACCCGGAGGGTCAATCGCCAGGTTTCGACTTGGTGGAAGCGGTTCGCGGTTGCCGGGTAATCAAATGCGATGACCAGTACTCATTGCATTTCCTGACAAAAGCGATTGGCGAAATTCAGAACAGCTGGGATGGCTTGAGGCTCAAGCTCATTCCAGCTAGCGAGATACCACGaaggccgagggctcgcatctggataCCAAACATGGAGTTTGAAGCCAATCAGTTAATTCCCTATCTCCAGGCTCACAACCGCGCAGTGCCGATGGCCGATTGGccgatcatcaaagcggaggctccgcaaaagcACAGCGTGTCGTTCCTCCTTCAAATTACAGAAGAGAGCCTTGAACCACtgcaaaaagttgaaaataaacttcggtttGGCATACGGAAGGCccagctgaagatattccgttctGCGAATCCGGAGGAGGAGCAGGATGAGGTTGACGGCATCAGCGAACTGCTGACTGGCATGCAGTTAAATAACGCCGAACCTGCGGaagcaaaccaataa